One genomic region from Nostoc sphaeroides encodes:
- a CDS encoding metallophosphoesterase family protein, translating to MSETSPRRIVIGDVHGHYEGLMTLLEAIAPTSDDQIYFLGDLIDRGPHSSQVVNFVKRHNYSCLLGNHEQMLLNILTNERTSSPTMQAWLYSGGQATVASYHEASIPDDHLDWFKSLPTYLDLGDIWLTHAGVDPSKSVTEQTADQLCWIREEFHSIEKPYFPDKLIIIGHTITFTLPDVSPGKLAQGEGWLDIDTGAYHPRSGWLTGLDITNKLVYQVNIFKDYLRTLPLEDVVIRVNPAKIKVDRRNHN from the coding sequence ATGAGCGAAACTAGCCCCAGACGAATTGTAATTGGGGATGTGCATGGACACTATGAAGGTTTGATGACATTGCTGGAGGCGATCGCCCCCACGTCAGATGATCAAATCTATTTTCTGGGAGACTTAATTGATCGCGGCCCTCATAGTTCACAAGTAGTTAATTTTGTCAAGCGACATAACTACTCATGTTTGTTGGGAAATCATGAGCAGATGTTATTAAACATTCTGACCAATGAAAGAACCTCCTCCCCAACGATGCAAGCATGGCTCTACAGTGGGGGGCAAGCTACCGTAGCCAGTTACCACGAGGCTTCAATCCCTGATGACCATCTGGATTGGTTCAAGAGTTTGCCTACATATCTCGACTTGGGGGATATTTGGTTAACTCATGCTGGTGTTGACCCTTCCAAGTCGGTGACAGAACAAACTGCCGATCAACTGTGCTGGATACGAGAGGAATTTCACAGCATTGAAAAACCCTACTTTCCAGATAAGCTCATTATCATCGGTCACACCATTACCTTTACTCTGCCGGATGTTTCTCCTGGTAAACTGGCACAAGGAGAGGGATGGCTAGACATAGATACTGGCGCTTATCATCCCCGGAGTGGCTGGTTGACTGGATTAGATATCACCAATAAGCTGGTTTATCAAGTTAACATTTTTAAAGACTATCTCCGTACCCTGCCTTTAGAAGATGTAGTGATCAGAGTTAATCCAGCTAAAATCAAAGTCGATCGCCGCAACCATAATTGA
- a CDS encoding tetratricopeptide repeat protein has protein sequence MWKSKLIFRFILSFAAIATSVQLSSASDYAIAQSASSNPTVESGQQNQALEDAKVAMAGVGIGVIASLLISGLWYQKRRYRKIQSVAKIDSFREEFLCGSLADYYLSNSKANASPINSRKTLATPTKEEISDSSTSEETLATPTKEEISDSSTSEETLVTPTKEEISDSSTSETNNLAAEPTPAAASNSLSDCYQKLIEEIITTALKGKISSKEFIYRQLVENVSSGNGEIFERCLSDRSHSTQSELDQVINSGSLFQKETPELKKARLNRTLKALQSIQGEWERIQKQKRNQAAVTAAVQQILTASEASHFSVLLQIIDPNQNQVFSQNQLQQLAQELKEAVSSHEDLHLKQEIQQLAIGIANGVESYQQLEGSLVSWIYEPAATPLELKESRAKQDPWASWALKVSSPLPKLLFCALADGESTTEIVVRQSYIDMKDWVELTVILQRMQQGLVTWFERQPYDSKWGTSASIAIFLSFAAVWCELSNGFRIATSIDRSKGEELAKACFQIVLQILRTFAHREYFPLYGGVFAFFGRDLLRDAIAYLDTPLKEVEGTQEKARILTLLGYSQFILGKYPEANSFHQEALEIARQAGDQPCEIANLNHNSRVCVAQKDYSQAINYSQRALILARQAGDRLGEAHALATLGYSEVFAAQQMERIEPDVYEQAIEYLHRGLELSEKLSDSRFGISLAAHQTQALCYISLGIAHVALEKPQAAVEYLEKGTEAVQFSSDKYLQGLNFLYLAESYYNLNNSEKAVYNSCLGMYLLEQITAVEWRQAAGLLTILQSKLGDETVQQLIVKYRTNIIKFIGVDGYDYLPQLLEKYKRSH, from the coding sequence ATGTGGAAATCAAAGTTAATATTTAGATTTATACTGTCGTTTGCGGCGATCGCCACTAGCGTTCAGCTAAGTTCAGCGAGTGACTATGCTATAGCTCAAAGTGCATCTTCCAATCCGACTGTCGAATCTGGGCAACAAAATCAAGCTTTAGAAGATGCCAAGGTTGCTATGGCAGGAGTTGGCATAGGAGTCATCGCAAGCTTACTCATTTCTGGTTTATGGTATCAAAAACGTCGTTACCGCAAAATCCAGTCAGTTGCCAAAATAGACAGCTTTCGTGAAGAGTTTCTCTGCGGCTCTTTAGCAGATTATTACTTATCTAATTCTAAAGCAAATGCTTCACCTATAAATTCTCGGAAAACTTTAGCAACACCAACTAAAGAAGAAATATCCGATTCCTCTACTTCTGAGGAAACTTTAGCAACACCAACTAAAGAAGAAATATCCGATTCCTCTACTTCTGAGGAAACTTTAGTAACGCCAACTAAAGAAGAAATATCCGATTCCTCTACTTCTGAAACAAATAATCTAGCAGCAGAACCTACGCCAGCCGCAGCATCTAATTCCTTATCTGACTGCTATCAAAAGTTAATCGAGGAAATTATTACTACCGCCCTCAAAGGTAAAATCAGTTCCAAAGAGTTTATATATCGCCAATTAGTAGAAAATGTAAGCAGTGGTAATGGTGAAATCTTTGAACGCTGTTTGAGCGATCGCTCACATTCCACCCAATCTGAACTAGATCAGGTGATAAATTCTGGGAGTTTGTTCCAAAAAGAGACTCCTGAGTTAAAGAAAGCTCGTTTAAATCGTACCCTCAAAGCATTACAAAGTATTCAAGGGGAATGGGAACGAATCCAAAAACAAAAGCGAAATCAAGCCGCAGTCACCGCAGCTGTGCAACAAATTCTCACAGCCTCAGAAGCTTCTCACTTTTCAGTCTTGTTACAAATTATTGACCCCAACCAAAACCAAGTTTTCAGCCAAAATCAATTACAACAACTGGCGCAAGAGTTAAAGGAAGCGGTGTCTTCTCACGAGGATCTCCACCTAAAACAAGAAATACAACAACTAGCGATCGGCATTGCTAACGGCGTAGAATCCTATCAGCAATTAGAAGGTTCTCTTGTCAGTTGGATTTACGAGCCAGCAGCAACTCCATTAGAATTGAAAGAGTCCAGAGCAAAGCAAGACCCTTGGGCTTCATGGGCGCTAAAAGTCAGCAGTCCCTTGCCAAAACTGTTATTTTGTGCATTGGCTGATGGCGAATCTACAACGGAGATAGTTGTCCGCCAGTCTTATATAGATATGAAAGACTGGGTGGAGTTGACAGTAATTCTGCAAAGAATGCAGCAAGGTTTGGTGACTTGGTTTGAAAGACAACCCTATGATTCCAAATGGGGTACATCTGCGTCCATTGCCATTTTTCTCAGTTTCGCTGCAGTTTGGTGCGAGTTATCTAATGGTTTCCGTATCGCTACCAGTATCGATCGCAGCAAAGGCGAAGAATTAGCGAAAGCCTGTTTTCAGATTGTCTTACAAATCCTCAGAACTTTTGCCCATCGCGAATACTTTCCCCTTTACGGCGGAGTCTTTGCCTTTTTCGGTAGGGATTTGTTGCGAGATGCGATCGCTTATTTGGATACACCACTAAAAGAAGTGGAAGGTACTCAAGAAAAAGCGCGGATACTAACGCTGTTGGGCTATTCCCAGTTTATTTTAGGTAAATATCCAGAGGCTAACTCATTTCACCAGGAAGCCTTAGAAATTGCCCGCCAAGCCGGGGATCAACCCTGTGAAATTGCCAATCTCAACCACAATAGCCGTGTTTGCGTTGCTCAAAAAGATTATTCTCAGGCGATTAACTACAGCCAGAGGGCGTTAATTTTGGCTCGTCAAGCAGGCGATCGCTTAGGAGAAGCTCACGCCTTGGCAACTTTAGGCTATAGCGAAGTGTTTGCGGCACAGCAGATGGAACGCATAGAACCAGATGTCTATGAACAAGCAATAGAATACTTGCACCGAGGTTTGGAATTGTCAGAAAAATTGAGTGATTCACGATTTGGTATTAGCTTGGCGGCTCACCAAACTCAAGCTCTTTGTTACATCAGTCTTGGTATTGCTCACGTCGCCTTAGAAAAACCCCAAGCTGCTGTAGAATACCTAGAAAAAGGTACTGAGGCGGTGCAGTTTTCTAGTGATAAATATCTGCAAGGGCTAAACTTTTTGTATCTGGCAGAAAGTTACTACAACCTGAATAATTCCGAAAAAGCTGTATATAATAGCTGTCTGGGAATGTATTTATTAGAGCAAATTACTGCGGTGGAATGGCGGCAAGCGGCTGGGTTATTAACAATTTTACAGAGTAAATTAGGAGATGAAACCGTACAGCAATTAATAGTAAAGTACCGAACTAACATCATTAAATTTATTGGCGTGGACGGTTATGATTACTTGCCGCAATTGCTAGAAAAATACAAGCGATCGCACTAA
- a CDS encoding plasmid replication protein, CyRepA1 family produces MHLHYLHPQNLEELVNNSGIDLHLVQLNFRSLQGVTAYEYLLISELLPRTNTGMVKSSWLQRYAHITEGGWWCSGLDPLNNWQMMEWGCFKPNQPRQNHNGKSIKYEHPPSTPTRVFCLRVTLQVWQQVAARYNLVMPDNITITADGEAEGFWQWVMQHNIPLILCEGVKKAATLLTQGYAAIAIPGITSGYRVVKDEFGKVTRRQLIPDLAAFAITKRSFYICFDFETQPKTIAAVNNAISQLGCLFQQKNCTVKVIELPGIEKGVDEFIVAKGASSFDKVYRQSVDLEIYLAQTKPHTELSIPAALTLNRPYIGEIPFPTSGLIGVKSAKGTGKTTALQSVVQQAKVRNQPVLLITHRILLGRFLCEKIGIQWGTHKENAEKRIDKTLTPAPPILRSFSPQQSLGLCVDSIWKLNPENWRGAIVILDEVEQSLWHLLNSNTCKHKRVKILKLFQQLISTVLTTGGLVIAQDADLSDVSLEYLQGLSGIKLTPWVVLNQWKPQHGWDVTFYDSPNPTPLIHQLELDLLAGRKCYVTTDSRAGRYSCETIERYLKERLQKLRRQFPKTLVVSSHTTNTPGHEAVDFIAAINQKISEYDGVFVTPSLGTGISIDVQHFDRVYGIFQGVIPDSEARQALARVRDDVPRVVWCAKRGIGLIGSGSTNYRLLSDWYQENQKENLALLSPLHKIDVDLPLVHDPIHLRTWAKLSARVNASIRLYRQSMQDGLIADGHQIQMRSNAVHNNIIRDLRLAFLATDADDLATRRRLILEIVKVQKDWAQSRQKAKDIKRKIKDIKQQNQLSVATAVANAKNIDYLEYEQLLVKHSLTDGERNQINKYVLRQRYGVEVTPWLKLQDDQGYYRQLLIHYYLTHESEYFHVRDQQEWHQQLSWGEGKVFLPDLKTYTLQVEAMRALGMLQFLEAEREFTESHPDLMLLKNIVFQHSKHIKRALGINLVGEKEQVSAIKILSRLLNLLGLKLKRVNEVYQIDLETLSDGRERIFTVWHQRDELMLAHVKSVGYELPDYSSDWKLEIIQPKAYAAVANILDN; encoded by the coding sequence ATGCATCTGCACTATTTACACCCCCAAAACCTTGAAGAATTAGTCAATAATAGTGGTATAGACTTACACCTAGTGCAACTCAATTTTAGGTCACTCCAAGGCGTAACAGCTTATGAGTACCTATTGATTTCTGAGCTACTCCCTCGCACCAATACCGGAATGGTGAAAAGTAGTTGGTTGCAGCGTTATGCTCATATCACTGAGGGTGGTTGGTGGTGTTCCGGGCTAGACCCTTTGAATAATTGGCAAATGATGGAATGGGGATGCTTTAAGCCAAACCAACCCCGACAGAATCACAATGGTAAGTCCATCAAATACGAGCATCCCCCCAGCACACCAACGCGGGTGTTTTGTTTGCGGGTAACGCTGCAAGTGTGGCAACAAGTCGCTGCACGTTACAATCTGGTCATGCCTGACAATATCACCATTACTGCTGATGGTGAAGCTGAAGGCTTTTGGCAATGGGTGATGCAACATAACATTCCCCTGATTCTCTGCGAGGGTGTTAAGAAAGCAGCCACACTTTTGACGCAAGGATATGCAGCTATTGCCATTCCCGGAATTACCAGTGGTTATCGGGTTGTTAAAGATGAATTTGGTAAAGTTACCCGTCGTCAGCTAATTCCTGATTTAGCAGCATTTGCAATTACAAAACGTAGTTTTTATATTTGCTTTGATTTTGAAACTCAACCTAAAACAATTGCTGCTGTAAATAATGCGATTTCTCAACTTGGTTGTTTATTCCAGCAAAAAAATTGCACTGTTAAAGTCATCGAACTTCCAGGAATAGAAAAAGGAGTTGATGAGTTTATCGTTGCGAAAGGTGCAAGTAGTTTTGATAAAGTTTATCGTCAAAGTGTTGATTTAGAAATTTATCTTGCTCAAACCAAACCCCACACTGAGTTAAGCATTCCTGCGGCTCTCACCTTGAATCGCCCTTATATAGGTGAAATACCTTTCCCAACTTCTGGATTAATCGGAGTCAAATCAGCAAAAGGAACAGGTAAAACTACAGCCCTACAATCCGTTGTTCAGCAAGCAAAAGTTAGAAATCAACCTGTTTTGTTAATTACTCACAGAATCCTACTAGGAAGATTTTTGTGTGAAAAAATTGGTATTCAATGGGGAACACATAAAGAAAATGCGGAGAAAAGGATTGATAAAACACTTACCCCCGCTCCTCCCATTCTCCGCTCATTCTCACCTCAGCAATCTCTTGGATTGTGCGTTGATTCTATTTGGAAACTTAACCCGGAAAATTGGCGGGGAGCAATAGTAATTCTAGATGAAGTAGAGCAGTCTTTGTGGCATCTATTAAACAGTAATACTTGTAAACATAAGCGTGTAAAGATATTAAAATTATTCCAGCAACTAATTTCCACAGTTTTAACAACTGGAGGGTTAGTAATTGCCCAAGATGCCGATTTATCAGATGTTTCACTTGAATATTTACAGGGATTATCAGGAATTAAATTAACACCTTGGGTAGTTCTTAACCAGTGGAAACCTCAGCATGGTTGGGACGTAACTTTTTATGATTCGCCAAACCCAACACCACTAATTCACCAACTGGAATTGGATTTACTTGCTGGACGTAAATGTTATGTTACTACCGATAGTCGCGCTGGGCGTTACAGTTGTGAAACAATTGAACGTTATCTCAAAGAACGCTTACAAAAATTACGAAGGCAATTTCCCAAAACTTTGGTAGTTAGTAGCCACACGACAAACACACCTGGACACGAAGCGGTTGATTTTATCGCAGCTATCAATCAAAAAATCTCTGAATATGACGGCGTTTTTGTTACCCCTAGCCTTGGTACAGGAATTAGTATTGATGTCCAACATTTCGACCGAGTTTATGGCATTTTTCAAGGGGTAATTCCTGACTCGGAAGCAAGACAAGCATTAGCAAGAGTGCGCGATGATGTGCCGCGTGTTGTCTGGTGTGCTAAACGAGGTATTGGCTTAATTGGTAGTGGTAGTACAAATTATCGCTTGCTATCTGATTGGTATCAAGAAAATCAAAAAGAAAACTTAGCTTTGCTTAGTCCACTGCATAAAATAGATGTGGATTTACCTTTAGTTCATGACCCGATTCATTTGCGAACTTGGGCCAAGTTATCTGCACGAGTAAATGCTTCTATTCGCCTCTACCGTCAATCGATGCAAGATGGTTTGATTGCTGATGGGCATCAAATTCAGATGCGGAGTAATGCTGTTCACAATAATATTATTCGAGATTTACGCCTTGCATTTTTGGCAACTGATGCTGATGATTTAGCTACCCGCAGAAGATTAATTTTAGAAATTGTCAAAGTTCAAAAAGATTGGGCGCAAAGCCGTCAAAAAGCTAAAGATATTAAACGCAAAATTAAAGATATTAAGCAGCAAAATCAACTATCGGTAGCAACTGCTGTAGCTAATGCTAAAAATATCGATTATTTAGAATATGAGCAGCTATTAGTGAAGCATTCCCTGACTGATGGAGAACGTAACCAAATCAATAAATATGTTCTTAGGCAAAGGTATGGTGTAGAAGTTACTCCTTGGCTGAAATTACAGGATGATCAAGGATATTATCGTCAACTGTTAATTCATTATTATCTAACTCACGAAAGCGAGTATTTTCACGTCAGAGATCAGCAAGAATGGCATCAGCAATTGTCTTGGGGTGAAGGGAAAGTTTTTCTGCCAGATTTAAAAACTTACACGCTCCAAGTTGAGGCAATGAGAGCTTTAGGAATGCTTCAGTTTCTCGAAGCAGAAAGAGAATTTACTGAGAGTCATCCAGATTTGATGTTGCTGAAAAATATTGTTTTTCAGCATAGTAAACATATTAAAAGAGCGCTTGGTATTAACTTAGTCGGGGAGAAAGAGCAGGTTTCAGCGATAAAAATACTCAGCCGACTGCTAAATTTGTTGGGCTTGAAACTAAAGCGGGTGAATGAGGTTTATCAAATCGATCTAGAAACGCTTTCTGATGGCAGAGAGAGAATATTTACAGTTTGGCATCAACGGGATGAGTTGATGTTGGCTCATGTTAAGAGTGTTGGCTATGAGTTGCCTGATTATTCTTCAGACTGGAAGCTTGAAATTATCCAACCCAAGGCTTATGCCGCAGTAGCCAATATCTTGGATAACTAA